A stretch of Besnoitia besnoiti strain Bb-Ger1 chromosome III, whole genome shotgun sequence DNA encodes these proteins:
- a CDS encoding RAP domain-containing protein (encoded by transcript BESB_046880), which translates to MRKRIPGLAAWGSPASRSLIQRGVFPFSSQSTCAGSFAPSPRRVPAAMNHRHKVLVFQDGLAGHLSTTQASPSLLFQRSFPCRFSSSSSPPASDSAASSPARPSPPVSSPVSDLAESAGCSPTPSVDPPGASPVTSSSSSSSCSSSYPLGIKQTLPRKLIKPTRSSLAVAASPSSSSPPPSAGSSAGSELVVYERPGGSRWVRREQLSLYLAHAVGLGYFQALFEDSALEPAAVFDLLCDFVRRSAAERPAASDKADSHEHTPREGQESHADDKVTATELAELMRNCVSSRFRDVDILDVLADVLGSLVIGSADVPLLVDIANSCAALALLRPRLFAAISSRLTAVLPPLSPSPSSVSSACANLSPADAVCLLEAFSRQRFRDSDLLSLLLRPLSPCLPSLSPRLACRLLHALAGLGSDAATAETTEALLARISAGVALPGEEGKTKSGLDKRAASGEPNEALRLADLAKAVHALLLLEIELEQKPLLENLLAAMAPEIFERPVDFWARSPSAISLHKRLLLLRTALRHLHRETIYNGLQPSVRQAFRRLQRAEIVSTPRAPTYFVTRMSALLTRLRIAHFCYATRGPLVFDVLERDRPLVWQCNTVDRFYVNSAEKTSAAKLQERITKAMGLRVVNCEYWQWMKMKRKRTRLEYIRMQRYYTLKDRRQHDPDFEGWTLPLVHHMHRRNRLHYDYYFPNYTPLSRVEY; encoded by the exons ATGAGGAAACGGATTCCGGGGCTCGCCGCGTGGGGGTCGCCGGCGTCACGGAGTCTGATCCAACGGGGAGTCTTTCCTTTTTCATCGCAATCGACCTGCGCGGGAAGCTTCGCTCCTAGCCCTCGGCGCGTTCCCGCGGCAATGAATCACCGACACAAGGTGCTGGTGTTTCAGGATGGACTCGCTGGTCATCTTTCGACGACTCAGGCATCGCCCTCCTTGCTCTTCCAACGGAGCTTTCCGTGTCGTTTCtcatcctcttcttcgccgccggcgagcgatTCTGCCGCATCGTCTCCAGCGCGCCCGTCCCCAcctgtctcttctccagTGAGCGACTTGGCTGAGTCTGCCGGATGCTCACCCACACCGTCTGTGGATCCtcctggcgcctcgcctgtcacttcttcgtcctcctcctcgtcttgcTCCTCTTCGTATCCGCTCGGGATCAAACAGACGTTGCCGCGCAAGCTCATCAAGCCGACGCGTTCCTCGCTggctgtcgcggcgtcgccttcgtcgtcttctccgcccccGTCGGCGGGCTCTTCGGCGGGCTCCGAGCTTGTCGTTTACGAGCGCCCAGGCGGCTCACGCTGGGTCCGCAGAGAGCAGCTGTCGCTGTACCTGGCGCACGCAGTCGGGCTTGGATATTTCCAGGCTCTTTTTGAGGACTCTGCACTGGAGCCCGCGGCGGTCTTCGATCTGCTGTGCGACTTCGTACGTCggtccgccgccgagcgtCCAGCTGCAAGTGATAAAGCTGACAGTCATGAGCACACGCCGAGAGAAGGACAAGAGAGCCATGCAGACGACAAGGTGACGGCGACGGAGTTGGCTGAATTGATGCGG AACTGCGTCTCATCGCGGTTTCGAGATGTTGACATTCTCGATGTTCTGGCGGATGTCCTGGGCTCGCTCGTCATCGGCTCCGCTGACGTCCCCCTCCTCGTCG ACATCGCCAACTcgtgcgccgctctcgcgcttctccgccctcgtctGTTCGCCGCAATCTCCTCGCGTCTGACGGCAGttctgcctccgctctcgccctctccgtccagcgtttcttctgcgtgcgcgaaTCTGTCGCCGGCCGACGCCGTGTGTCTCCTCGAGGCCTTCAGCCGTCAGCGTTTCCGCGACTCCGaccttctgtctcttctgcttcgtccgctctcgccctgccttccttcgctctccccgcgcctcgcctgtcgcctcctgcacgcgctcgccggcctgggcagcgacgccgcaacCGCGGAGACAACCGAGGCCCTCCTGGCACGGATTTCTGCGGGCGTGGCGTTGCCAGGCGAAGAGGGAAAGACAAAGTCAGGGCTGGACAAGAGGGCAGCGAGTGGCGAGCCAAACGAGGCCCTCAGACTGGCGGATCTGGCGAAAGCGGTCCACGCGCTCTTGCTCTTGGAAATCGAACTCGAGCAGAAGCCACTGCTTGAAAACTTGCTCGCTGC AATGGCTCCGGAGATTTTTGAGCGCCCAGTCGACTTCTGGGCGCGCTCGCCATCTGCCATTTCTCTACATAA gcgcttgcTTCTGCTGCGGACTGCCCTCCGCCACTTACACCGCGAGACGATCTACAACGGTCTCCAGC CGAGCGTACGCCAGGCGTTTCGTCGGCTCCAGCGTGCTGAGATTGtctcgacgccgcgcgcgcctacCTACTTCGTGACGCGC atgAGCGCCTTGCTGACGCGTCTTCGCATTGCTCACTTTTGCTACGCCACACG AGGTCCGCTCGTGTTTGACGTTCTCGAGCGGGATCGGCCCCTGGTCTGGCAGTGCAACACAGTCGACCGGTTCTACGTGAACAGCGCGGAGAAAACCTCAGCAG CGAAGCTTCAGGAACGAATCACCAAAGCGATGGGCCTTCGAGTGGTGAACTGCGAGTACTGGCAATGGATGAAGATGAA GCGCAAGCGCACTCGACTCGAGTATATTCGCATGCAGAGATACTACACACTGAAAGATCGGAG gcAGCACGACCCGGATTTCGAAGGCTGGACGCTGCCTCTTGTTCACCACATGCATCGCCGAAATCGTCTGCACTATGACTATTATTTCCCCAACTATactcctctgtctcgcgtGGAGTACTAA